A genomic stretch from Neomonachus schauinslandi chromosome 16, ASM220157v2, whole genome shotgun sequence includes:
- the FGF21 gene encoding LOW QUALITY PROTEIN: fibroblast growth factor 21 (The sequence of the model RefSeq protein was modified relative to this genomic sequence to represent the inferred CDS: deleted 1 base in 1 codon) produces MGWEEARSEHLGLWVPVLALLLLEACRAHPIPDSSPILQFGGQVRQRYLYTDDAQETEAHLEIRADGTVVGAARRSPESLLELKALKPGVIQILGVKTTRFLCQGPDGTLYGSLHFDPIACSFRELLLEDGYNIYHSETLGLPLRLPPHNSPYRDLAPRGPARFLPLPGLLPAPPEPPGIPAPEPPDVGSSDPLSMVGPSQGRSPSYAS; encoded by the exons ATGGGCTGGGAGGAGGCCAGGTCTGAGCACCTGGGGCTATGGGTCCCTGTGCTGGCTCTCCTTTTGCTGGAAGCCTGCCGGGCACACCCTATCCCTGACTCCAGCCCCATCCTCCAATTTGGAGGCCAAGTTCGACAGCGGTACCTCTACACGGACGATGCCCAGGAGACAGAGGCCCACCTAGAGATCAGGGCTGATGGCACAGTGGTGGGGGCTGCCCGCCGGAGCCCCGAAA GTCTCTTGGAGTTGAAAGCCCTGAAGCCGGGAGTCATTCAAATCTTGGGTGTGAAAACAACCAGGTTCCTGTGCCAGGGCCCGGATGGGACACTGTATGGATCG CTCCACTTCGACCCCATAGCCTGCAGCTTCCGGGAACTGCTTCTCGAGGATGGGTACAACATCTACCACTCCGAGACACTCGGCCTCCCACTTCGCCTGCCCCCCCACAACTCCCCATACCGGGACCTGGCGCCCCGGGGACCTGCCCGCTTCCTGCCCCTGCCCGGTCTGCTTCCGGCC CCCCCGGAGCCTCCAGGGATCCCAGCCCCCGAGCCTCCCGACGTGGGCTCCTCGGACCCCCTGAGCATGGTGGGGCCTTCGCAGGGCCGAAGTCCCAGCTACGCTTCCTGA